agaattttgagaATTGAAGTTCActcgtcttcaagttgccaagcttgaaaaaCACACATCTAGATTATTTTGTGGTTTCATTTTGAATTGTTAGTGGCTGTTCTTCCAATCCATGTTTTTTCACATGGCAGAGTAACTCTAGGATTACTCAGCCAGACTTTGATGTACAGTGCCAGATGAAATGAATAACCTGTGTGGTTTAATTTGTGAGCAAACACACTTTCAGAGAAAGGTTTCTAACAGTGCAGGGATAATTTCTACACTTCTTGGAAATAAACACTGTTCCCAGTGTAGGTTTAGTCATCATTAAGCCAGTTCACTCTTTAATCAGTGTAGGTGTAATTAAGTCCAAACAAAAGCTTCATTGTGCAGTTGTCTTCACATTATTCACAGAATTTTAAGAGGAGTTATTACCAAGGTATCCTCAATTTTTAACCTCCCTGTTTTTCCTCATTGTTCTTCtcagagaaaatatattaagaaaactaaggtgCCTTTTTATCAGTAATAATATGATTCTAATCTGGAAACTCATACTACACAGATTGAAACTGGTCCAAGAGAACCAagatcctatttatttattccagACTTCAGGTCCGTTATGGAAAGGAGTGGAGTAACTACGTCGGTGGCACTTCAGGAGATCTGGAGGAAATCTTCCTGTACCCAAGGGAGTCCATCATCCAAGTATCTGGGAAATACAACCGTTATCTTAACAAAGTGGTCTTCGTCACTGACGAGGGGCGCTACTTTTCTTTCGGCAGGGATGATGGAATCAGTTTCAGTGGGGCACCGCTCTTCCCAAACACCGTTCTGCGTTACATCAGTGGCCGTTCCAGTTCTGTAATTAACGCCATTGGATTCCACTGGGATAAATATTCTGGTGGTTGCAGCCTCTGTAAAGAGGAGGTCCAGGAACAAGAGGACAaagaaagagtagagtagaaggcaGCAGAAAGCCTTTTCTGCTATCAGTGAGATCAGTGTAGTAAGTTCCTTCAGCATCCAAGGCTACTAGCCTCCTCTGCCCTGTTGCTCCCCTGCTCTCGCTCTCTCTACGGATACATACTAAACCAATAAACCATTCTAAACCCAAACAACTTTTTATTCCGACATATTTCCCACCCTTCTTTTATcatgaaaaggaagggaaagaaaagctaCCACCATCTGATCTGGCCTAGACTTTGCTTTGGAGGTCTTAAGGATAAAAATGATGCTGTTTTTCTAAAACTAGTGAGAAGATGAATGAGTTTATGCACTGCACCCAAGCCTTGGCTTACTTCAGCCGATTTTTTTGACTAAGCAACAATGGTTGTGTTGACATataggtagtgcttgacttatgaccacgccagaatttgcattgctaagcagggtggttgttaagtcaagttcAATCTTATgatcttttttccccttggttgttaagtgaatcatatagtTGTTCaacaaatcacatggttgttaaggaaatctactttttcctgttgactttgcttgccggtaGCCAGCTGGGAATGTCACAGATGGTGATCATATGGCCCTGGAATTATTATAGGTTCCAGTTGCCAATTgcccaaatttttatcatgtgttGGGATGATATGACAGTCGAAAGTGCGAGGACCAATTATAAGTCaccttttcagtgccgctgtaatttcaaatggttactaaattaatagttgtaagtcgaggactacctgtacatgagcCAAAACCAAAATATCATGTTCTGCATTGGTGTGATGTACAAAcccacccttttttaaaaaaaatgattctgCATGGAATGAAgaatttggagcaggggtgaaatgctcctggttcggaccttatcgcccaatccagtagcgatggcggcgggtgattcagagaaccagtagcaaaaatccttgcccacccccccatgcccagctgagccgcacgatcatcagaggttgttgtttttttacttttaaaagcattttttctttggccaaaaagatgcttttaaaagtaaaaaaaaagcttctgatgatagcttggctcagctgggatcatcagagccttttaaaagcattttttaacaacctctttggccaaagaggttgtagaaaaaacgcttttaaaagttaaaaaaaaaaagttggccacgcccacccagtcacattaccctcccaccaagccacgcccacagaaccggttataACACCCCTGGTACGAGGGACCGTCAAAAAAGTTGAAAGGATGTCCATAGCTTTCTGGATGAAgcctcttccctttttctttacatgcATAAAATGCATGGCTCATGTGAACAGAGATTAGTCTGAAACATAAGACTAGCAAATAGTGCTGTTAAGGTCTGCAAGTGGTGGATTCTCCCATCCCACAGGATCACCAGCCAGTAGATCCATTCActcttagaacagaatagaataacagagttggaaggaaccttggaggtcttctagcctaaccccctgctcaaacagcaaAGCCTAcagcataccatttcagacaaatggttctctaatctcttcttaaaaacctccagtgttggataacccacaacttctggaggtaagttgttccactgattaattgttctaatagtcaggaaatttctccctggttctagattgtttctctcctgATTAATTTCCctacattacttcttgtcctaccttcagacccctgttttggagcaggggtctccaaccttggaaactttaagacttgtggacttcaactcccagagtcagagtcagcaaagctggctgaggaactctgggagttgaagtccacaaatcttaaagttggcaaggttggagacccttgttttggagaataggttgaccgacctcttctttgtggaagcccctgagatattggaacactgctatcatgtctcccctagtccttcttttcattaaactagacatacccaatccctGCAACAGTTCCTCATATGTTTAAGAAGAAGCCTACATAAATGCTGATGCAGCATTTTGCAAAGGACAGGTCATGTATTATGAAGGAAGATGGCCTTACAGAAGGCAAGTGTCTAGGCACTCCAGCAGCCCAGATCAAATGGCCAATTTAGGGCAGTGGCCAGCCAGTGGATAGAAGAGGACACATCTGCAGCACTCTCAGTAGGAGCCTTTATCCACAGCTGTGCATAGGCTTCAGTGCATATTTATCCTGCCAAAGGATTAATGGGTAAGTGTAGATTGCAGGTGGTTGGAGATGGGCCGATCCACACATCTTCCAAA
Above is a window of Ahaetulla prasina isolate Xishuangbanna chromosome 4, ASM2864084v1, whole genome shotgun sequence DNA encoding:
- the ZG16 gene encoding zymogen granule membrane protein 16, yielding MEGKRSNPQPKKGPSHERGGRRANPGEQELKEEQQRRQWRQQQQRRKLGAWRGLLKPCFIIIFLLSCSITLHAEYPRTSSFSGEYGGKGGSRFSHSGNQLEGAMTALRIRVSRNYIVGLQVRYGKEWSNYVGGTSGDLEEIFLYPRESIIQVSGKYNRYLNKVVFVTDEGRYFSFGRDDGISFSGAPLFPNTVLRYISGRSSSVINAIGFHWDKYSGGCSLCKEEVQEQEDKERVE